In one Nicotiana tomentosiformis chromosome 6, ASM39032v3, whole genome shotgun sequence genomic region, the following are encoded:
- the LOC138893695 gene encoding uncharacterized protein: MADDEQMTLERFGRWWKAYERRMPDGAVPLTWQEFSVLFLEKLVPQSRREELCRQFEQLRLDGMSVTHYNMRFSELARYPVWLVPTDRERIRRFIDGLTYQLQLLMTRERVSGASFDEVVDIARQIEVVHSQERGEREAKRPRGPGDFCDVLSGG, translated from the exons atggcagatgatgagcagatgacacttgagagatttgggag atggtggaagGCTTATGAGAGACGTATGCCAgatggtgcagtaccacttacatggcaggaattctctgttctctttttggagaagttagtgccgcagtctcgcagagaggagctgtgcagacagtttgagcagttacgtctagatggcatgtctgtgacgcatTACAatatgagattttctgagttggctcgttacccagtttggttggttcccactgatagggagaggattagaaggttcattgatggcctcacatatcagttgcagttacttatgactcgggagagagtatcGGGTGCttcttttgatgaggtagttgacattgctcggcagatagaggtggtccatagtcaggaacgtggagagagggaggccaagaggcctcgtggaccaggTGATTTCTGCGATGTTCTTTCAGGGGGttag